One segment of Nitrospinota bacterium DNA contains the following:
- a CDS encoding ParB/RepB/Spo0J family partition protein, which produces MQITLNNLAQIPLQTLDPQNSLTDFSLGPVPDSLTTSIQAIGVIHPVVLTKSGDRLIIICGHRRVNACQSLQIAEIPALFASSDLDEETMLMLNLTENQGHRTFSDIEKGRILNKLAGASVSEDIIIGKYMPLMGLERSKKLYQDLSAIERFSPALQKLWHELNAPLRVFSALITWDAPSRDAAENLFFSLRPGINKCRDLLELVEEIARIENTSHGELLRREEIQTLLAATELSPHEKYDRIVQTLTPWRYPTLSALRKKIAQTLDQLTLGSQTKIRIQESFETEDIKIEIRGRSQKSLIEDVEKLERAARSEAMGELLRILRELN; this is translated from the coding sequence ATGCAAATCACTTTAAATAATCTGGCACAAATTCCCCTGCAAACCCTCGACCCGCAGAATTCTCTGACGGATTTTTCGCTCGGCCCGGTGCCTGATTCCCTGACCACTTCCATTCAGGCAATCGGTGTCATCCACCCGGTGGTCCTCACGAAATCAGGAGACCGTTTGATCATCATCTGCGGTCACCGCCGGGTGAACGCCTGCCAATCGCTGCAGATTGCCGAAATCCCCGCCCTCTTTGCCTCATCCGATCTGGACGAAGAGACGATGCTGATGCTCAACCTGACCGAAAACCAGGGTCATCGAACCTTCAGCGATATTGAAAAGGGACGGATTCTCAATAAACTTGCGGGCGCGAGCGTATCTGAAGATATTATTATTGGCAAGTATATGCCGCTCATGGGTCTGGAACGAAGTAAAAAATTGTATCAGGATTTATCCGCTATCGAGCGTTTCAGTCCCGCCCTGCAAAAACTGTGGCACGAATTGAACGCCCCCCTGCGCGTTTTTTCCGCTTTGATCACATGGGATGCGCCCAGCCGCGATGCGGCGGAAAATCTTTTTTTCAGCTTGCGTCCGGGAATCAATAAATGCCGGGACCTTCTGGAACTGGTGGAGGAAATAGCCCGGATCGAGAATACCTCTCACGGCGAGCTATTGCGCCGCGAGGAAATCCAAACCCTGCTCGCCGCAACCGAACTTTCGCCGCATGAAAAATACGACCGCATCGTTCAAACCCTCACTCCCTGGCGCTATCCGACGTTATCCGCTTTAAGAAAAAAAATTGCGCAAACGCTGGACCAGCTGACACTGGGGTCGCAGACCAAAATCCGCATTCAGGAAAGTTTCGAAACGGAGGACATTAAAATCGAAATCCGGGGCCGCAGTCAAAAATCTCTCATCGAGGACGTTGAGAAACTCGAACGCGCCGCCCGTTCAGAGGCGATGGGCGAATTGCTCAGAATTTTGCGGGAATTGAATTAA
- the mazF gene encoding endoribonuclease MazF, which translates to MVAKKKYVPDRGHIIWLDFTPQAGHEQAGHRPALVISPKIYNEKAGLLIACPITSRVKSYPFAVEFTPKYGGGCVLADQVKSLDWKVRQAKFKAKAPKKVMEEVLGKLGVLIFGEEE; encoded by the coding sequence ATGGTAGCCAAAAAAAAATATGTCCCGGACCGGGGACATATCATTTGGCTGGATTTCACCCCTCAGGCGGGCCACGAACAAGCAGGGCACCGCCCCGCACTGGTCATTTCTCCCAAAATCTATAACGAAAAAGCCGGGCTGTTGATCGCCTGCCCCATCACCTCAAGAGTAAAGAGCTATCCCTTTGCGGTGGAGTTCACGCCTAAATATGGAGGCGGTTGTGTATTGGCCGATCAAGTTAAAAGCCTGGACTGGAAAGTCCGCCAAGCCAAATTCAAGGCGAAAGCCCCAAAAAAAGTCATGGAAGAAGTCCTGGGAAAACTTGGCGTTTTGATTTTCGGGGAAGAGGAATAA
- a CDS encoding AbrB/MazE/SpoVT family DNA-binding domain-containing protein — protein MESRVSVWGNSLGLRIPKAFAKEIGLKSGSKVRLEMEKGKIVVKPITKYSLKSLVDQITPENQSGEMDFGRHEGQEIW, from the coding sequence ATGGAGTCTAGGGTCAGCGTATGGGGAAACAGTCTCGGTTTAAGAATACCCAAAGCCTTTGCCAAGGAAATCGGCTTGAAAAGCGGCTCAAAAGTCCGTCTTGAAATGGAAAAAGGAAAAATCGTTGTCAAACCGATCACAAAATATTCCTTAAAATCCCTTGTTGACCAAATCACTCCGGAAAATCAATCTGGAGAAATGGATTTCGGCAGACATGAGGGCCAGGAAATATGGTAG
- a CDS encoding ABC transporter substrate-binding protein/permease produces the protein MWEESTKTFLNRSTTLRDFLPPVLIFIFLCSSTVTPDVFASEPLGNILSWGSDAEGGAPYVYPDPNDPTRLIGFEVDLTQALAKEMGMTAKQSQIDWSSLIPGLKRGDFLIAMNGIEWTADRAREVAFSKPYYVFAQQLVVRKDEQAIQSFNDIAGHRIATLEGTAAHDLLLKTPGVEIASYRGQVEPYRDLELGRVNAVLLDTPIAAHTLQSHPALKYAGPPVSEGVYVVAVRKENPVLLNKINRALDSLFKSGELQSIYAKWGLWNDAQTRLLGKQPDASPSQNPSHEKALWFYLPLLLKGAGMTVILSVVSMALAIALGLAVCLTRLAGGPLLKPLAVGYIEIMRGTPLLLQLYIIYYGLPNIGINLNAFTAAVLGLGLNYAAYEAEIYRGGLKAIPRGQTEAALSLGMTSAMIYRRILIPQTAKMVLPPVTNDFISLFKDSSLVSIIAIVELTKTYNMLAVSSMRFLELGVLTAILYLMMSLPLSFLSTRLERRAQ, from the coding sequence ATGTGGGAAGAGTCGACAAAAACCTTTCTTAACCGGTCAACCACATTGCGCGATTTCCTTCCGCCTGTTCTGATCTTCATTTTTTTGTGCTCATCGACCGTTACTCCTGATGTTTTTGCCAGTGAACCCTTGGGCAACATTCTTAGCTGGGGCTCCGATGCGGAAGGCGGCGCGCCATACGTGTATCCCGACCCCAACGACCCCACCCGATTGATCGGCTTTGAAGTCGATCTCACCCAGGCCCTTGCCAAAGAAATGGGCATGACCGCGAAACAGTCGCAAATCGACTGGTCCTCTCTGATCCCCGGATTGAAACGCGGAGATTTTCTGATCGCCATGAACGGCATCGAATGGACCGCCGACCGGGCGCGGGAGGTGGCGTTTTCCAAACCCTATTACGTTTTCGCCCAGCAACTGGTGGTCAGGAAAGATGAGCAGGCGATCCAATCCTTTAATGATATCGCAGGCCATCGGATCGCGACGCTGGAAGGAACCGCGGCCCACGACCTGCTTTTAAAAACTCCCGGCGTGGAAATCGCCAGTTACCGGGGGCAGGTGGAACCCTACCGAGATCTGGAACTGGGCCGGGTGAACGCCGTATTGCTGGACACACCCATCGCCGCTCACACCCTTCAAAGTCATCCGGCATTAAAATACGCCGGCCCGCCGGTCAGCGAAGGCGTTTACGTCGTAGCGGTGCGCAAGGAAAACCCCGTCCTGCTGAATAAAATCAACCGCGCTTTGGACAGCCTCTTTAAGAGCGGCGAGTTGCAATCCATTTATGCGAAGTGGGGATTGTGGAACGACGCGCAAACGCGGTTGCTGGGAAAACAACCGGATGCCTCTCCATCGCAAAATCCGTCCCATGAAAAAGCTCTGTGGTTTTATCTGCCCCTGCTTCTCAAGGGCGCGGGGATGACGGTTATTCTTTCCGTCGTCTCAATGGCTCTCGCCATTGCACTGGGGTTGGCGGTTTGTCTCACCCGGCTGGCGGGCGGCCCCCTGTTGAAACCGCTGGCGGTGGGGTACATCGAAATCATGCGCGGCACGCCCCTGCTCCTGCAGTTATACATCATCTACTATGGCCTGCCCAATATCGGCATCAACCTGAACGCATTTACGGCGGCGGTTCTCGGCCTGGGATTGAATTACGCCGCTTACGAGGCTGAGATTTACCGCGGCGGTCTTAAGGCGATCCCCAGGGGACAAACGGAAGCGGCTCTGTCTCTGGGCATGACTTCTGCCATGATCTACCGCAGAATCCTGATTCCGCAAACCGCGAAGATGGTCCTGCCGCCCGTGACCAATGATTTTATTTCTTTGTTCAAGGATTCCTCCCTGGTATCCATCATCGCCATCGTGGAGCTGACCAAGACCTATAATATGCTGGCGGTGTCTTCCATGCGGTTCCTGGAGCTGGGAGTGTTGACGGCGATTCTTTACCTGATGATGTCCCTGCCTTTATCTTTCCTGTCCACGCGCCTGGAACGGAGAGCCCAATGA
- a CDS encoding tetratricopeptide repeat protein produces MNQLFASIKKVLENLFSRKSETPAEKEPPKRSKEELLALLEKYQEAVRANPQDGMSHYNLGEVYIELSRFSEALPSLQEAIRINPKLRSGHYQLGFALVHLGRDDEAIEPIEKALQLDPKSQAARKLLAEAHTNLSIIFGKRKQHKESIKHIEQAIHVLPEYGPAYLSLGICYTDMGRYQDAVKKIEEALRLDNHLVVDANFNLGVVYSKLGDTQKAIKHYQEAIAVNPKSVMPNLNLGMLHSKLKNYKEAVRPLRTAIQVSPKMAREAYFKLGVALMKLKLYTEAVKPLQEAITITPNNEKVRDFLAEALYQTSLSHREPEKAEEEIAMLKEAVEHNPEHVQAHYSLGQAYDKVNQGYYAIVHTLIAKQFFVEAHQDDWIAKSIRAVNLFLKKYSYT; encoded by the coding sequence GTGAATCAATTATTTGCATCCATTAAGAAGGTTTTGGAAAATCTGTTTTCACGGAAATCCGAAACCCCTGCCGAGAAAGAGCCTCCCAAACGGTCGAAAGAAGAACTTCTCGCTCTGTTGGAAAAATATCAGGAAGCCGTTCGAGCCAATCCTCAGGATGGCATGAGTCATTACAACCTGGGAGAAGTTTATATTGAACTTTCGCGGTTTTCAGAAGCCCTGCCCTCATTGCAGGAGGCGATACGGATCAATCCCAAACTTCGAAGCGGCCATTATCAACTCGGTTTTGCGCTGGTCCACCTGGGACGGGATGATGAAGCCATCGAGCCGATTGAGAAGGCATTACAGCTGGACCCCAAGAGCCAGGCCGCCCGAAAGCTACTGGCGGAGGCGCATACCAACCTTTCGATAATATTTGGAAAAAGAAAACAGCATAAGGAATCCATTAAGCATATAGAGCAAGCGATTCATGTTTTACCGGAATATGGGCCTGCGTATTTGTCTCTGGGGATATGTTACACAGATATGGGACGGTACCAGGATGCGGTCAAAAAAATCGAGGAGGCACTGCGTTTAGACAATCACCTGGTGGTGGATGCCAATTTCAATTTAGGGGTGGTTTATTCCAAGCTGGGAGATACCCAAAAGGCGATCAAACATTACCAGGAAGCGATTGCGGTGAACCCAAAATCGGTCATGCCCAATTTAAACCTGGGCATGCTGCACTCGAAACTAAAGAATTATAAGGAAGCCGTCCGGCCTTTGCGCACCGCGATTCAGGTGAGCCCGAAGATGGCTCGTGAAGCCTATTTCAAACTTGGAGTGGCGTTGATGAAATTGAAACTCTATACGGAGGCCGTGAAGCCGTTGCAGGAGGCGATTACAATCACGCCCAACAATGAAAAAGTCCGGGATTTTTTGGCGGAAGCCTTGTATCAAACCAGCCTGTCTCACCGTGAACCCGAAAAAGCTGAGGAAGAAATTGCAATGCTCAAGGAAGCCGTGGAGCATAATCCCGAGCATGTTCAGGCCCATTACTCGCTGGGACAGGCTTATGATAAAGTCAATCAGGGGTATTACGCCATCGTCCATACCTTGATCGCCAAGCAGTTTTTTGTAGAAGCGCATCAGGACGACTGGATCGCCAAGTCCATTCGGGCAGTAAATTTATTTTTGAAGAAATACTCTTACACGTAG
- the uvrC gene encoding excinuclease ABC subunit UvrC, whose protein sequence is MTKHLTEILEKIPKLPGIYIMKDAKDGILYIGKAKSLQPRVRSYFQNSRALPPRTRIFLGKVRDIKFLTTQTEAEALILESNFVKKHQPRYNILLKDDKHYPYIRLTTQELFPKLEVVRKVKKDGATYFGPYTMVKEVRETIRLIYKIFPLRQSKDKLDGSPQRRPCLNYQMGRCLAPCAGTISSEDYGQLVNDVILFLKGKNSELVDRLKNKMKQASLDLRYEEAGVLRDKIAAVHTVLDKQKIVSTSLEDQDVIGYCKEHGFAMVQVLVVRGGKMVGEKIYKMKSLNELEENETLSSFLKQYYAEEVLLPKEILLPHAIEEMDLIASWLSERKKSRVFLETPVRGKKRDLINMAEENARFAMRTEQDKGETATRMLEELQEALSLKNFPEVIEGFDISNISGTHAVGSMVQFKNGLADKSAYRKYKIAEVEGIDDYAMMREVLVRRYKRLLEEGKDLPSLVLIDGGRGHLNTAAKALEEAGVLGKVDLACIAKGKQRNNLDTDEVLLLHQDNSVLFKENSPSRFLLQRIRDEAHRFAITFHRQLRNKRSLDSPLESVPGIGKKRRLQLLKTFGSLDNIRAASQEELQTLPGITESLAQKILTHLKEPRP, encoded by the coding sequence ATGACAAAACACCTCACTGAAATTCTGGAAAAAATTCCCAAGTTACCCGGAATTTATATCATGAAGGATGCGAAAGACGGCATCCTTTATATTGGCAAGGCCAAGTCCCTGCAGCCTAGAGTCCGGTCTTATTTTCAGAATTCAAGAGCGCTTCCTCCGAGGACGCGGATCTTCCTCGGCAAGGTGCGGGATATCAAATTCCTGACCACCCAAACGGAAGCTGAAGCGTTGATTCTGGAAAGCAACTTCGTCAAGAAACACCAGCCGCGCTACAACATTCTTTTAAAGGACGACAAACATTATCCCTACATCCGGCTGACGACGCAGGAGTTATTTCCAAAGCTGGAAGTGGTGCGGAAAGTGAAAAAGGACGGGGCGACGTATTTTGGCCCCTACACCATGGTCAAGGAAGTGCGTGAAACCATCCGCCTGATTTATAAAATTTTTCCGCTCAGGCAGAGCAAGGACAAGCTGGACGGCAGTCCGCAACGGCGGCCCTGCCTGAATTACCAGATGGGTCGATGCCTCGCTCCCTGTGCCGGAACTATTTCTTCCGAGGATTACGGGCAACTGGTGAATGATGTCATCCTGTTCCTGAAGGGCAAGAACTCGGAACTGGTTGATCGTCTGAAAAACAAGATGAAGCAAGCTTCCCTGGATTTGCGCTACGAGGAAGCAGGGGTTTTGCGCGACAAGATCGCAGCCGTCCATACGGTTCTGGACAAGCAGAAAATCGTTTCCACCTCGCTGGAAGATCAGGACGTGATCGGGTATTGCAAAGAGCATGGGTTCGCCATGGTTCAGGTGCTTGTCGTCCGTGGCGGAAAAATGGTGGGGGAGAAGATTTACAAAATGAAAAGTCTGAACGAGTTGGAAGAAAACGAAACCCTGTCTTCGTTTCTCAAGCAGTACTATGCCGAGGAGGTCCTGCTTCCCAAGGAAATTTTGCTTCCGCATGCGATTGAAGAAATGGATTTGATCGCTTCCTGGTTGTCGGAAAGAAAAAAAAGCCGGGTTTTTCTGGAAACGCCGGTGCGTGGCAAAAAACGCGACCTGATAAATATGGCGGAGGAAAATGCGCGTTTTGCCATGCGCACGGAGCAGGATAAGGGCGAGACGGCCACTCGCATGCTGGAAGAGTTGCAGGAGGCATTGAGTCTTAAAAATTTTCCGGAAGTGATTGAAGGTTTTGATATCTCCAATATTTCCGGCACCCATGCCGTGGGGTCGATGGTGCAATTCAAGAACGGGCTGGCGGACAAATCCGCCTACCGCAAGTACAAAATCGCTGAGGTTGAGGGAATCGACGATTATGCCATGATGCGCGAGGTGCTGGTGCGAAGATACAAAAGGCTCCTCGAAGAAGGTAAAGACCTTCCCAGCCTGGTGCTGATCGATGGGGGCCGGGGCCACCTGAACACGGCGGCAAAAGCGCTTGAGGAAGCGGGGGTGTTGGGCAAGGTCGATCTCGCCTGCATCGCCAAGGGAAAGCAACGCAATAACCTCGATACCGATGAGGTATTGCTTCTCCATCAAGACAACTCGGTTTTGTTTAAGGAAAACTCTCCCTCGCGGTTTTTACTGCAAAGAATCCGCGACGAGGCGCATCGCTTTGCCATCACCTTTCATCGTCAGTTGAGAAACAAGCGTTCTCTGGATTCTCCGTTGGAGTCGGTGCCGGGCATCGGCAAAAAACGCCGGTTGCAGTTATTGAAAACTTTTGGCAGTCTGGATAATATCCGCGCCGCATCCCAGGAAGAATTGCAAACCCTCCCTGGCATCACCGAGTCTCTGGCGCAGAAAATTTTGACTCACCTTAAAGAGCCGCGCCCGTGA
- a CDS encoding SUMF1/EgtB/PvdO family nonheme iron enzyme — protein sequence MFSLIGCSLQPDPEGMVLIPAGESTMGTDLVDSENHALSVGLTKPWFADEFPEHRVDTPAFYIDKYEVTNRQYYIFCQATDHKPPRFWGGPKFPEGDGDLPVTHVNFFDAAAYAEWAGKRLPTEAEWEKAARGSRGNIFPWGNEFNWEAANISHSPKKKIGHKLQPVGSFPEGRSPYGVEDMIGNAWEWVWDYYLPYPKNEYESPDYGKKFMVVRGLSYMGVGHFPKKSYKKVVALKARASYREKLNPFARKKDVGFRCAKDKPPLFPKKTEKKE from the coding sequence TTGTTTAGCCTGATTGGCTGTTCATTGCAACCGGACCCGGAGGGAATGGTATTGATTCCCGCCGGAGAGTCCACCATGGGCACCGATTTGGTGGACAGTGAGAATCATGCGCTGAGTGTCGGCCTGACCAAGCCGTGGTTCGCCGATGAATTCCCTGAGCACCGAGTGGATACGCCGGCGTTTTATATTGATAAATATGAAGTGACCAATCGTCAATATTATATTTTCTGTCAGGCGACCGACCACAAACCGCCCCGGTTTTGGGGAGGGCCGAAATTTCCAGAGGGCGATGGCGACCTGCCGGTCACGCACGTCAACTTTTTCGATGCCGCCGCCTACGCCGAATGGGCGGGCAAACGCCTTCCCACCGAAGCGGAATGGGAAAAAGCCGCTCGCGGTTCCAGGGGAAATATCTTTCCCTGGGGAAACGAATTCAACTGGGAGGCGGCCAACATCAGCCATTCCCCTAAAAAAAAGATCGGCCACAAATTGCAACCGGTCGGCAGCTTTCCTGAAGGCAGAAGCCCCTATGGGGTTGAAGATATGATCGGCAACGCCTGGGAATGGGTGTGGGATTATTATCTTCCCTACCCGAAAAACGAATACGAATCCCCGGACTACGGCAAAAAATTCATGGTGGTTCGCGGTTTATCCTATATGGGCGTTGGCCATTTTCCGAAAAAGAGCTACAAAAAAGTGGTGGCCCTAAAGGCCCGTGCCTCGTATCGGGAAAAACTCAATCCCTTTGCCAGAAAAAAAGATGTCGGCTTCCGCTGTGCCAAGGACAAGCCTCCCCTGTTTCCTAAAAAAACTGAAAAAAAAGAATAA
- a CDS encoding amino acid ABC transporter ATP-binding protein produces MIAVNGLYKHFGEKPVLRGIDCHVKKGEVLVLIGPSGSGKSSLLRCIGGLEPFQEGSVQVGKTRVSGTAFKKMSKSETETLRQLRIKVGMVFQQFHLFPHMTVLGNIVEAPMRVLKLSENQAVARAQEVLAKVKMTAFMNRFPASLSGGEQQRVAIARTLAMEPECVLFDEPTSSLDPETVGDVLAVMRFLASEGMTLLVVTHEMSFAREVADRILMLDEGKIIESGSAEEIFQQPKQDRTRTFLQRILNR; encoded by the coding sequence ATGATCGCCGTCAACGGGCTTTATAAACACTTCGGGGAAAAACCCGTTTTGAGAGGAATCGACTGTCATGTAAAAAAAGGGGAAGTTCTGGTCCTCATCGGGCCTTCGGGAAGTGGAAAAAGTTCCCTCTTAAGGTGCATCGGCGGCTTGGAGCCCTTCCAGGAAGGCAGCGTGCAAGTGGGCAAAACGCGGGTCAGCGGCACGGCGTTTAAAAAAATGTCCAAATCGGAAACAGAAACCCTGCGCCAGCTGCGCATCAAGGTCGGCATGGTGTTCCAGCAATTCCATCTGTTTCCGCACATGACGGTGCTTGGCAACATCGTCGAAGCACCCATGCGGGTTCTCAAACTGTCCGAGAATCAGGCGGTTGCCAGAGCCCAGGAAGTGCTGGCTAAAGTGAAAATGACTGCGTTCATGAACCGGTTTCCGGCTTCCCTCTCCGGAGGCGAACAGCAACGCGTGGCCATCGCCCGGACTCTGGCGATGGAGCCGGAATGTGTTCTCTTCGATGAACCGACTTCCTCTCTCGATCCGGAAACCGTTGGAGACGTCCTTGCCGTCATGCGTTTTCTGGCCAGTGAGGGGATGACCTTACTGGTGGTCACGCACGAAATGTCGTTTGCCCGTGAAGTCGCGGACCGCATCCTCATGCTGGATGAAGGCAAGATCATCGAATCGGGATCCGCCGAGGAAATTTTTCAACAACCGAAACAGGACCGGACGCGAACGTTTCTCCAACGTATTCTGAACCGCTGA
- a CDS encoding ATP-binding protein, with amino-acid sequence MIATIGRIKGRDIILVLGGILLMADAFGLDMAMPLDLAIGVPYALVVLLGLWWPGRDYIYTAALAGSGLCLLGFYLSFAGGELGPALINRSFALLTIWIVAVLCLFQKQTQNKKLELQKLIDHIGQIVSGGRAPREEGYLFKNILESLLSFTESRFGVIGEVLENEEGHPCFKKKAGMAMDFFRDAPAGLPREEPSPEIEPYNLTPLFDEVIQSGKPLLMKYVSPAVSKTPLPAGYGPMDSFMGLPFYHEGRMLGVVGLANRRGGYDSLWVEYLKPFLAAGAGNIHLFRVGREQRETENALRENSVKLQELEKDAGLLQSAIDKKNARLADVEEDLQRIEKTLQENEDRIRSLLEERDQGAEELNRVKENLQQVQEELMTARDTLRNKEARIAKAEEDRNRTAEALWEKEERLMKVMDDFNQLEQDLKGESETVTRIEEDLLQVQDKIREKDHQIKAMEDRLEAAQDQLREKERRLAQVADEMSRAKKAAEEKDRRFLQMELERNDLESNLKGYETRLSEVERELALTKKTLRDREGHLERIGKEIKSVLARKEQDLFPKEPERMKPRERVFQEVRQPAEPEKNEDTATRLQDLISHETGQGVCGLDLQGNTTFINPAGAKMLGYASGELIGKNQHATIHRSRVDGTPIPPDQCHICNALAEGVISHVVDEVFWRKDGSCFPVEYLSTPILENNRRVGAVVTFTDISCRKSNEESRDSFRIDFDRKYTESKPALEKNYGRLENEFENGKKAVPSVVHPVSEMEPGNRDLQEFAAIASHDLQEPLRKIISFGSRLKKDCAPSLDDRGKDYLDRMDRAAHKMQKFIGDLLQYSKVTVQTLPYQRVDLKEVVADVLLDLESRIEESQARVKIDTLPVIEADPMQMHQLFQNLISNALKFHQEGKPPTVNVRHRLLENGWHEIRVEDQGIGFDEQYLQRIFKPFERLHGKMEYEGTGMGLAICQKIVHRHGGEITATSSLRKGTTFIIILPV; translated from the coding sequence ATGATTGCGACGATTGGAAGAATAAAAGGCAGGGATATTATTCTGGTTCTGGGCGGTATTTTGTTGATGGCCGATGCCTTCGGGTTGGATATGGCCATGCCCCTGGACCTGGCCATCGGTGTGCCCTATGCGCTGGTGGTATTACTGGGTCTGTGGTGGCCGGGCCGGGATTATATCTATACGGCGGCACTTGCCGGGTCCGGCTTGTGCCTGCTCGGTTTTTATCTTTCCTTCGCAGGCGGGGAGTTGGGGCCGGCGCTGATCAATCGCAGTTTTGCCCTTCTTACGATCTGGATCGTGGCGGTGCTGTGCCTGTTTCAAAAACAGACACAAAATAAAAAATTGGAACTGCAAAAATTAATTGACCATATTGGGCAAATAGTTTCGGGGGGAAGGGCCCCGCGCGAGGAAGGTTACCTGTTCAAGAATATCCTCGAATCTCTTCTGTCATTCACTGAAAGCCGGTTTGGCGTGATTGGCGAGGTTCTTGAAAATGAAGAAGGACACCCCTGCTTCAAGAAAAAGGCAGGGATGGCGATGGACTTTTTCAGGGATGCGCCAGCCGGCCTGCCCCGTGAAGAACCTTCCCCGGAAATAGAGCCCTACAATTTGACGCCTTTGTTTGACGAAGTGATCCAGTCCGGAAAACCGTTGCTCATGAAATATGTTTCTCCCGCCGTCAGTAAAACTCCGTTGCCCGCCGGGTACGGCCCTATGGATTCGTTTATGGGTCTGCCGTTTTACCATGAGGGGCGAATGCTGGGGGTGGTCGGCCTGGCTAACCGAAGGGGAGGCTATGACAGCCTTTGGGTGGAGTATCTAAAACCGTTTCTTGCGGCGGGTGCCGGCAATATTCATTTGTTCAGAGTCGGCCGGGAACAGCGCGAAACGGAAAATGCCTTGCGGGAAAACAGCGTGAAATTGCAGGAACTGGAAAAGGACGCCGGATTGTTGCAGTCGGCAATTGATAAAAAAAATGCCCGTTTGGCCGATGTCGAGGAAGATCTGCAACGCATTGAGAAAACCTTGCAGGAAAATGAAGATCGTATTCGTTCCTTGCTTGAGGAACGAGATCAAGGGGCAGAAGAATTAAATCGCGTCAAAGAGAATTTGCAACAGGTTCAAGAGGAGCTGATGACCGCGAGGGACACCCTCCGGAATAAAGAAGCGCGGATTGCAAAAGCCGAAGAGGATCGCAATCGGACGGCAGAGGCCCTTTGGGAAAAAGAAGAACGGTTGATGAAAGTCATGGACGATTTCAACCAGCTGGAACAGGATCTGAAGGGGGAAAGCGAAACGGTCACTCGCATTGAGGAAGACTTGCTGCAGGTTCAAGACAAAATACGGGAAAAGGATCATCAGATAAAAGCAATGGAAGACCGGCTTGAAGCCGCCCAGGACCAATTGCGCGAAAAAGAACGACGGCTGGCACAGGTTGCGGATGAAATGTCGCGGGCGAAAAAGGCTGCGGAGGAAAAAGATCGGCGCTTTCTGCAAATGGAATTGGAGAGAAACGATCTGGAAAGCAATTTAAAAGGATACGAAACGCGCTTGTCCGAAGTGGAAAGGGAGTTGGCGCTCACGAAAAAAACCTTGCGCGATAGGGAAGGGCATCTGGAAAGAATAGGAAAGGAAATTAAGAGTGTTCTTGCCAGAAAAGAGCAGGATCTTTTTCCCAAAGAACCTGAGCGCATGAAACCTCGAGAGCGAGTTTTTCAAGAGGTGCGGCAACCCGCGGAGCCGGAAAAAAATGAGGACACAGCCACCCGTCTTCAGGATTTAATATCTCATGAGACCGGGCAGGGAGTTTGTGGTTTGGATTTGCAGGGCAACACAACATTTATTAATCCGGCAGGCGCCAAAATGCTGGGCTACGCCTCAGGGGAACTCATCGGAAAAAATCAGCATGCGACGATTCATCGCTCCCGTGTCGATGGAACTCCTATCCCGCCTGACCAGTGTCATATATGCAATGCTCTGGCAGAAGGCGTTATCAGCCATGTTGTGGACGAGGTTTTCTGGAGAAAAGACGGTTCCTGTTTTCCAGTGGAATATTTAAGTACCCCTATCCTGGAAAATAACCGGCGGGTCGGGGCGGTGGTCACTTTTACGGATATCAGTTGCCGGAAGTCTAATGAAGAATCGCGCGATTCGTTCAGAATCGATTTCGATCGAAAATATACAGAATCCAAGCCAGCGCTGGAAAAAAATTATGGACGATTGGAAAATGAATTTGAGAACGGGAAAAAAGCAGTCCCCAGTGTGGTACATCCCGTCAGTGAAATGGAACCCGGCAACCGGGATCTTCAAGAGTTTGCCGCCATTGCTTCTCACGACCTTCAGGAACCTTTAAGGAAAATCATCAGTTTCGGATCGCGGTTGAAAAAAGATTGCGCCCCCTCCCTGGATGATCGGGGCAAGGACTATCTGGACCGCATGGATCGGGCGGCGCACAAAATGCAGAAATTTATCGGCGACCTGTTGCAATACTCGAAAGTGACCGTTCAAACCCTGCCTTATCAGCGTGTCGATTTAAAGGAAGTGGTAGCCGATGTTTTGCTGGACCTTGAGTCACGGATTGAGGAGAGCCAGGCCAGAGTTAAAATTGATACCCTGCCTGTGATCGAGGCCGACCCGATGCAGATGCATCAGTTGTTTCAAAACCTGATATCCAATGCGCTAAAATTTCATCAGGAGGGGAAGCCTCCCACCGTCAACGTTCGCCATCGGTTGCTGGAAAACGGTTGGCATGAAATTCGCGTGGAAGATCAGGGCATTGGCTTTGACGAGCAATATTTGCAAAGAATATTCAAACCGTTTGAACGTCTTCATGGCAAAATGGAATATGAAGGCACCGGCATGGGGCTTGCCATCTGCCAGAAAATTGTTCACCGGCATGGCGGTGAAATAACCGCAACAAGTTCCTTGCGAAAAGGAACCACGTTTATCATCATCCTGCCCGTATGA